In a single window of the Gammaproteobacteria bacterium genome:
- a CDS encoding homoserine kinase: MSVYTPVNRPQLKAFLSLYDEGALVEFSGISAGIENSNFFVTTERGQFVLTLFEKHAAYELPFFLNLTAHLAEHGLPSAHPIADRHGDFLQQLNDKPAALVRRLRGASPIIANLQQCEAVGHVLARLHLATRGFKGHRENDRGYGWWLAVREVLHTRLTDSDARLLDAELQFQRQDRFEGLPRGIIHADLFRDNAMFMGDALTGVIDFYYACADAFMYDLAITANDWCSKRDGSLDASKIDALLTAYDEARPLLPVERRAWPVMTRAAALRFWLSRLYDKHFPRTGHITHTKDPDEFKLILIDRIEHASAF; this comes from the coding sequence ATGTCCGTCTATACACCAGTTAACCGGCCACAACTCAAGGCTTTCTTGAGCCTTTACGACGAAGGCGCCTTGGTGGAATTCAGCGGCATCAGTGCGGGGATCGAGAACAGCAATTTCTTCGTCACTACCGAGCGTGGCCAGTTTGTGCTGACTTTGTTTGAAAAGCACGCGGCATACGAATTGCCGTTTTTTCTGAATCTTACGGCGCATCTCGCGGAACACGGCCTTCCCAGCGCCCATCCGATTGCCGATCGGCATGGCGATTTCCTGCAGCAGTTGAACGATAAACCCGCCGCGCTGGTGCGCAGGTTACGCGGAGCAAGCCCAATCATTGCAAATCTTCAACAGTGCGAGGCCGTCGGACACGTGCTGGCGCGTCTGCACCTCGCCACGCGGGGCTTCAAGGGACACCGCGAAAACGATCGCGGTTACGGTTGGTGGCTGGCGGTGCGTGAAGTGCTGCACACGCGTCTGACCGACAGCGATGCGCGGCTTCTGGACGCGGAACTGCAATTTCAGCGCCAGGACCGATTCGAGGGGCTGCCGCGTGGCATCATCCACGCCGATCTGTTCCGCGACAACGCGATGTTCATGGGCGACGCGCTTACGGGCGTTATCGATTTCTACTATGCCTGCGCCGACGCTTTCATGTACGACCTGGCGATCACCGCCAACGACTGGTGCAGCAAACGCGACGGCAGCCTCGACGCGTCGAAGATCGACGCACTCCTTACCGCCTACGACGAAGCGCGTCCGCTGTTGCCGGTGGAGCGCCGCGCCTGGCCCGTCATGACGCGTGCGGCCGCGCTGCGCTTCTGGCTGTCACGGCTTTACGACAAGCATTTTCCGCGCACCGGGCATATCACGCACACGAAAGACCCGGACGAATTCAAGCTGATTCTGATCGATCGTATCGAGCACGCATCCGCTTTTTAG